The DNA region CTCTGGAAAaaatttgttttcctcttttctctcttttccaggTAATTTTTATATTCAGCTTTGCTGTCAGAGGCAATGGATGGAGCCAACCACTCTGTGGTGTCTGAGTTTGTGTTCCTAGGACTTTCCAATTCGTGGGGGATCCagcttctcctctttttcttttcctctatgTTCTACGTTGCAAGCCTGATGGGAAACCTCCTCATTGTGTTCTCTGTGACCTATGACCCTCACCTGCACTCCCCCATGTACTTCCTGCTGGCCAATCTTTCGTTTCTTGATCTGGGAATTTGCTCTATTGCAGCCCCCAAAATGATTTACGATCTTTTCAGAACTCCCAAAGTGATCTCCTTTGAGGGCTGTATAACCCAAATCTTCTTCATTCATGCCATTGGAGGCACAGAAATGGTGCTGCTCACAGCCATGGCCTTTGACAGATACGTTGCTATATGTAAGCCTCTCCACTACCTGACCATCATGAGCCCACGAATGTGCATTTTGATTTTGATTACTTCTTGGATCCTTGGCTTCATCCACTCAGTGGCCCAGTTGGCTTTTGTTGTAGACTTGCCCTTCTGTGGCTCTAATGTATTAGACAGCTTTTACTGTGACCTGCCTCAGCTCATTAAACTTGCTTGCACAGACACCAATAGGCTGGAATTCATAGTCACAGC from Elephas maximus indicus isolate mEleMax1 chromosome 10, mEleMax1 primary haplotype, whole genome shotgun sequence includes:
- the LOC126084138 gene encoding olfactory receptor 4F15-like isoform X1, producing the protein MDGANHSVVSEFVFLGLSNSWGIQLLLFFFSSMFYVASLMGNLLIVFSVTYDPHLHSPMYFLLANLSFLDLGICSIAAPKMIYDLFRTPKVISFEGCITQIFFIHAIGGTEMVLLTAMAFDRYVAICKPLHYLTIMSPRMCILILITSWILGFIHSVAQLAFVVDLPFCGSNVLDSFYCDLPQLIKLACTDTNRLEFIVTANSGLISVGSFFILIVSYIFILVTVQKHSSSGLSKALSTLSAHVTVVVLFFGPLIFFYTWPFPSSHLDKFLAIFDAVLTPFLNPVIYTLRNKEMKAAMKKLCHQLVSYRKLS
- the LOC126084138 gene encoding olfactory receptor 4F15-like isoform X2; its protein translation is MGRTNHSVVSEFVFLGLSNSWGIQLLLFFFSSMFYVASLMGNLLIVFSVTYDPHLHSPMYFLLANLSFLDLGICSIAAPKMIYDLFRTPKVISFEGCITQIFFIHAIGGTEMVLLTAMAFDRYVAICKPLHYLTIMSPRMCILILITSWILGFIHSVAQLAFVVDLPFCGSNVLDSFYCDLPQLIKLACTDTNRLEFIVTANSGLISVGSFFILIVSYIFILVTVQKHSSSGLSKALSTLSAHVTVVVLFFGPLIFFYTWPFPSSHLDKFLAIFDAVLTPFLNPVIYTLRNKEMKAAMKKLCHQLVSYRKLS